A segment of the Yersinia rochesterensis genome:
ACTTCAACCGTCACAATACCTATAGTTTCATTTATTATTTCTCTTGATTGCCAATACCATAATTTGTTAACAATAAAATCGCTTCCTTTTATCCAACTTTCAGTTTGCTCTATTCTTTTCAATTTAATTTCAGCTAAAGCATTCTCCGCAACCCAAGAGGCCGACACCCTATCTTCGAGTGTTTTGACCCATAGTAATTGTTCACTAATAATAGCCATTATTCCGATACCAACAACAGAAAAAATCGCCATCGATAGTATGGATTCTAGCAATGTGAAACCAGAGCAATATCGCAAGTTATCACCTATTAAACCCCAAGCATTTCATGATTTATAAACCATTATTCGTATCATTTTTTTCTAATGATGTTAACCAATTACCTATATCATCTTCAGTCCCGACTTCTCTATCTGGTCCAGCTGAAAATATATCGATATCTTCATATTGGCCGGGATTCTTCATCTGATATGAGTTACCCCATGGGTCTTTTGGTAATCGTCTAATATATCCATTACTCGGATAAATTCGTGGAATCGGTAGGTCTGTTGGTTTAATAACTAATGAAATAACCCCTTGAGATTCAGTTGGATAATAACCATTATCCAACTTATACATATCCAATGCATTCTCTATCGCCGCAATGTCACTTAATGCTTTTTGCTGATCAGCCCTACTTTTATTTTCCATTAGGCTGGGTACTGTCAAACTAGCAAGCAAGCCTAAAATAATAACGATCACCATCATTTCTAATAATGTAAAGCCATTATATTTAATATTATTCATAGTTCTCCTTAGACAGTAATTATAAAATCAAACTATTCATTTCCAGTATTGGTTGAAAAATTGCCAAAACAATAAAAAATATAAATCCGGCCATTAAAATCATTATTACTGGCTCAAGTAATATTACAAATATATTTATATTATCAATTAATTCCTGCTCTTGAATATCTGTTATTTTTTCCAAAATAACATCTAACGTCCCGCTACGCTCACCAGATATAATCATATGTAAAATCATAGGGGAGAATCCATTACTATTAGCTAGAGACGATGACAAACTCCCACCTTCGCTAACTAATTTTGCAGCATTTTCTAACCCCTGCTTTATATATAAGTTAGTTACCACAGAACTGCTAATTTCCATCGACTTGATCAAATTAACACCATTAGAACTCAAAATTGTCATCAGTCTTAAATACCTAGATATATTTAAAATAAATATTGCCTTACCTAAAAACGGGGTTTTCAAATAAAAAGATGAAAAGAACATGTTTATCATTTTTATTTTTGAT
Coding sequences within it:
- a CDS encoding type II secretion system protein GspI is translated as MAIFSVVGIGIMAIISEQLLWVKTLEDRVSASWVAENALAEIKLKRIEQTESWIKGSDFIVNKLWYWQSREIINETIGIVTVEVRSQENSKVPIFILEGYRVINE
- the gspG gene encoding type II secretion system major pseudopilin GspG; the protein is MNNIKYNGFTLLEMMVIVIILGLLASLTVPSLMENKSRADQQKALSDIAAIENALDMYKLDNGYYPTESQGVISLVIKPTDLPIPRIYPSNGYIRRLPKDPWGNSYQMKNPGQYEDIDIFSAGPDREVGTEDDIGNWLTSLEKNDTNNGL